One genomic region from Microcystis panniformis FACHB-1757 encodes:
- a CDS encoding class I SAM-dependent methyltransferase, with translation MKTLEETIAQAMDCQDKSILPFLPYILQDFWEIGSSANSILKIVKAHTNNYSELNVLDLGCGKGAVSIKLSIELDCYCLGIDAIPEFIEIANKKAREEAITSRCKFISGDAREIIKTLNQFNLIILGSIGPVFGNYFQTMTILKKNLTKDGLIILDDGYFEDDQPYKHEFIIKKSMLLKQIEKAGMKLIKEYTETEINQNDEYEMQFNYLKQRCQELAVQYPDKKYLFDHYIEKQRAEYNNLENIITCATMVIQNK, from the coding sequence ATGAAGACCTTAGAAGAAACTATTGCACAGGCTATGGATTGCCAAGATAAGTCAATCTTACCTTTTCTTCCATATATTTTACAGGACTTCTGGGAAATAGGCTCTTCTGCAAATTCTATTCTTAAAATTGTCAAAGCACATACAAATAATTATTCTGAATTAAATGTACTAGATCTAGGCTGCGGCAAAGGTGCAGTCTCGATAAAATTGTCAATTGAACTGGATTGCTACTGCCTCGGAATCGATGCAATACCAGAATTTATTGAAATCGCTAATAAAAAAGCTAGAGAAGAAGCAATTACTTCAAGGTGTAAATTTATTTCAGGAGACGCACGAGAAATAATCAAGACATTAAACCAATTTAATCTAATTATCCTCGGCTCGATCGGTCCTGTATTTGGAAATTATTTTCAAACTATGACTATCTTAAAAAAAAATCTGACAAAAGATGGTCTAATTATCTTGGATGATGGATATTTTGAAGATGATCAACCCTATAAGCATGAATTTATAATCAAAAAAAGTATGCTGTTAAAACAAATCGAGAAAGCTGGCATGAAATTAATAAAAGAATATACAGAAACTGAAATAAATCAAAATGATGAGTATGAAATGCAGTTTAATTATCTTAAGCAAAGATGCCAAGAATTAGCGGTACAATATCCAGACAAAAAATATTTATTTGATCATTATATTGAAAAACAAAGAGCCGAGTATAACAATCTAGAAAATATAATTACTTGTGCAACAATGGTAATTCAAAATAAATAA
- a CDS encoding IS630 family transposase, producing the protein MINLEFTEEEKNSLYYERFHHPHPRVQLKMEVLWLKSQKIPHQKICQLAGISPNTLLTYLRDYQEGGIEKLKEINFYRPKSELEFQKETLKKYFEKNPPATINEAVYRIEELTGIKRSPTQVRKFLKSMGMKCLKVGSLPSKADPDEQEDYKEKKLEPRLNEAKEGKRAVFFVDAAHFVMGAFLGFVWCFERLFVKSPSGRKRFNVLGALNAITHEVILVTYETYITATQVCELRSKIAALGLMIPITLVLDNARYQKCKIVEELALSLSIELLYLPSYSPNLNLIERLWKLVKKKCLYGKYYENFSDFSSAIYECLNDAHLKHKKELDSLLTLRFQKFNKSQIMNV; encoded by the coding sequence ATGATTAACCTAGAATTCACGGAAGAAGAAAAGAACTCACTGTATTATGAAAGATTTCATCATCCCCATCCCCGGGTTCAACTGAAGATGGAAGTTCTCTGGTTAAAAAGCCAAAAGATACCGCACCAAAAAATTTGTCAGTTAGCAGGAATCTCGCCAAATACCTTATTAACCTATCTTCGAGATTATCAAGAGGGCGGAATAGAAAAATTAAAAGAAATCAACTTCTATCGCCCTAAAAGTGAATTAGAGTTTCAAAAAGAAACCCTCAAAAAATACTTCGAGAAAAATCCACCAGCCACAATAAATGAAGCTGTATATAGGATAGAAGAATTGACGGGAATAAAACGAAGTCCTACCCAAGTGAGAAAATTTTTAAAATCAATGGGAATGAAATGTTTAAAAGTAGGTTCTCTTCCTTCTAAAGCTGACCCAGATGAACAAGAGGACTACAAAGAAAAAAAGCTAGAACCCAGACTAAATGAGGCAAAAGAAGGAAAAAGGGCTGTTTTTTTTGTTGATGCCGCTCACTTCGTCATGGGAGCATTTCTCGGTTTTGTTTGGTGTTTTGAGAGACTTTTTGTTAAGTCACCGAGCGGGCGTAAACGCTTCAATGTTTTAGGAGCATTAAATGCAATAACTCATGAAGTTATTCTGGTAACATATGAAACTTATATTACGGCAACTCAAGTCTGTGAACTCCGGTCAAAAATAGCTGCTTTAGGACTAATGATTCCCATCACTCTAGTCTTAGATAATGCCCGCTATCAAAAATGTAAAATTGTTGAAGAATTGGCTCTTTCTTTGTCAATAGAGCTGCTCTATCTGCCGTCTTATTCACCTAATCTAAATTTAATTGAAAGGCTGTGGAAATTGGTCAAAAAGAAATGTTTATATGGTAAATATTATGAAAACTTTTCTGACTTTTCTTCAGCCATTTATGAATGTTTGAATGATGCCCATCTGAAACATAAAAAAGAACTGGATTCCTTGCTGACTCTACGATTTCAGAAGTTTAATAAATCTCAGATTATGAACGTCTAA